The stretch of DNA TGAtcttgaaaaaattcaaaactcgataatttatttgatgttataatttttttagatttgatATTATAAGATAAATGACATTAATTCAATCATTAAATTGACCAAATAGCTTTTAAATATTACTTTCTCACTAATTACATATTATCTAAAAAAATTGATCCACATAATGAGAGTGGCATAACTTAacattcataattttaaaatttttggaatatttttaatattttttgtcgaTTATTTAGAGAGCTAGTATCATTAAACTCAATATATTGAACTCTGTAAAGAAAATGACACTCAAAATGTGGGTGAAATTTTTTTGTGCTAGACttggatttatatttttcaatccCGAATTAGCTCGTTTAATCTATTTTATcgtttagaaataataataaaaataaaaattttatattaacatctttataattagatttaaatagttttttttatatttttaatggtaaaataagTCATTTAAGCAAGTTTGGGTGTACAAGGCTTGGGCTTGGATCTAAATTTCTTTTTGATACCACACTTCAATTTGACATAGTCCATGAACGTTGTTTCTGTACTGGAACAAATCGGTCGATTAGACTAGGAATAGGTTAGGATATCGGTctaaaaaatggtaaaaaatcAATTGAGTTATGAATCAGTACAGGGAATTGATATAGGCAGATTGAACCAGTttaaaaatctattaaattaattcaacctgattttataatttttaatatatattttttgataatatatttgattttacTACCGATTCGGTTCCAATACATCTACAAAAGCAGCACGGTCGTGATTCCATTGGGTTTGAGTTGGACAATTTTAAGTCTGAAATTCGAGCAGCCCAGCTTTTGATCTCCATTGATGCATTGGATTGGACCCAATATAATCTTTGCTTTGTCCATTGACAGTTAAGGCTCTTGTTCATGGCGGTAAAACCAACTTTGAATGGAAACATGCAAGAACACAAATTACAGGTTCTAAATCCCTGGAAAAAGAAACCCGAAATTATAATCATCAGATTCCATTTCTTTTTGGAATCTTGatttttcaaagcttttaaaAACAACCCATCGTCTTCAATGATACAACAAACAATAGCCAATGCTTCAAGTTGTCACCTTCTTTTTTCTATTAGATTTAAAGAATCATGGAAAACCTGCAATCTGGGGTTATTTTGAATCTTCTTTCAGACATGGGTGTTCAAGAAAAAACAGTTATCGATGACAATGATGCTGATTGTAAGGAACCTGCTGCATTGTTACAGATTGTAAGCATAATCCCAGTGTTGTCAGAAAGTGATGATCTTTGGCCTAAACAAGGCTTCTTCATTAAAGTTTCGGATTCAACCCACGAACTGTTTGTTTCTTTGCCTCAAGAACAAGATGAAATGATTCTAAACAACGAGTTGCAGATTGGGCAGTTCATATATGTGGAGCAATTGGAGTCTGCCTATCCAGTTCCATTGCTGAAAGGGTTAAGGCTAATACCAGGGAGACAACCATTTGATAGGGATCCCAAACATCTTGTTGGCAATAACATAATGGAAGCGTTTTCTCAAACATCATCGCCATTGTTGATCCAACGAAGAACTGAAAGGGCTCGATCTATAAGTCCTTGTACGGTACCCTTAAGGGACCGAAGGGCTAGTACAGGGCGTCAAAACTGTAGGACCAGGACCAATGGCCTTAATATTCAAGGTTTTGACATGGGTTATTCAAGGAAGAAACAGGATTTAAACGGTTCAGGTTGCAGTAGAAGAAGCTGGTGCGAGACAGCAAAAGGCTCCACAGTTGTGAAGCATGAGATTATCCATGTTAGCCATACTCCTAATTCTCATGTAAGTCTtctttttagtcctttttctctcTATCAACATTGTAGTCAGGGCAAACTTGGCTATCAACTGTGAATGTAAGATCATTGAGTCATTCATTAATAGACCCTACTGTATTAAGTAGTCACATTGGATCCTGATTAAATTCTGAGTTGACACATTGTATCCCGATTAAATTCTGAGTTGAGTCAAGTTTAAagctttttcaaaattattttctccATCCATAAGACTCAAATCAAAACTTCAGTGAatgttattataatttatataatttctaGGCTTAACTACAAAATTAGCCCAAACTATACTGTTTTCCTACTTAGATATTTAAAGGTGTTTTTAGATCAAAAGTGGTATATAAACTATCAAATTCATctcattttattcaaaaagtgtacaaaatttaataaaaaacatgTCATGTGTCACATTTTTATTGGCTAGTAGTGTGGTCTAGGATAAATATCAACATTGAAGAGAAGCTAGCTATTTGCTTCCAGTTCTTTCATAAGCAAACATGATCTATAACATTGTTTTATCCCATAAGCTATGATGCTTGGACTCTAGGGCGAGTGAGTGTCGGATATGGGTGTTCCAGATATGAGCATGCTTAAATTTTCCCATGTTTTTCCTTATAATTCTTAATAGTTTGCATCTAACAGATTTAAGGTTCGAATAACATTCCCCTATCCCCTTTTTATACCATATAAATAGGCCAACATATACCTCTTTTTTCTGACTTTACAGGATTCACCATTTAGGTCTGCTGGATTTCTCAGCTTCCATGATGATAATTCAAATACCAGATTAAGAACAAAAGATGTTggtcaattttcaaaaatagtcaaaaataaaagaaaaagttggAACTCTTCATCAGCAAGAACTAGTAAGGAGCCTTTGACTGACTCAAGGAAAAGAGCTTCATCCAAAAACAAAATATGGGCAGAAACTGAGATGTTATGGGATACCCTTCCTTCTTCCTTGGTCAAACATGGGAAGGTATTCCCATTTTGCTCGAATTGAGTTTTGTTTGCCCTTATTTGACTTTCCCTGCTCTTAAAATacatatacgtacatatatatatacatatgtatatatttgtgcaGGAAGTACTAAGGCAAAGAGATGTCTCTTTGCTTGCTGCTGTTGATGCTTTGCAAGAAGCTGCTGCCATTGAGAGATTGCTCAAGTGCTTAAGGTAAGGAAATGTACACTTGTTAACAGTCTTTGCTTTATTCTGagtcttcatttttctttaagtatCCATATCTGATGAATATCAGCAAATGGTTTCGGGAGCACTTATACACGAGTCCAAGTAATATACTTCTAGCTATTGAATCTGACATTCtaaaaaccataaatatatatatatatggactgCAAATTGTGATACTTGTTCAAGGTTTCAATACTAAATTTGTAGAAAAAGGATTATAGAAGATGATGAAAGTTGAATACAAGTTTGGATTTAGcatcaaattaatatattttgagAGATATATGATGTTTATCTATTGTATGCACCTTCATTACTTTGTCTGCCATGGCAAGAACTTCACTAattcctttcatttttctttcagcAAATTTTCAGAGCTTCGGTTGGCAAAAGAAGACGATCAACAGCCTTCAATTAACAAGTTCTTCAAGCTGCAAGATTACTTGACTCAGTGTAGAGGAATTGTTCAGTCATTAACACATACTAGTTCTCAGAGAATGGCTGATAGTGATTTGAATAGTCCTGGCTACACCAAGGAAGCATTAAAACTAGCTGTTGATCGATGGAGAAATGCAACCTCATGGGTTAAAGCTGCCGTGGCATCTGATCTTATCCCACTTTCTCCAGAGGGAAAGAATGAAGCAAAAGCCACGAAAAAACCAAGTCAGATTACCATGCGGAGAGGCAGTTATTCGATCACTAAGCAAAGGAACAATGGTGAATTTCACTCTGGTTTTGCAGCTGAGAAGAAAAATATACCAGAATGGGAGGAGGGAAGTACCTTGAATATAGCTAGAAATCTTGCAGACTCATTGCAAGATGAatgtaaaacatggtttttaGGTTATATCGAGAATTATTTAGATGGTTTCGATAATGAACGCCTTTCAAAGGTACCTCATGGCCAGGTAGCTGAATCTATGTGTCGGATCAAGAGATTGAACGACTTTTTAGATATGATGGAGGCAAGTAACAGCAAATCAACACCGGAAAGTCCCGAATTCGTAGCATATGGAAGGGTGAGGAACAAAATATATGAAGTCCTTTTGAAGCATGTTGAAAGAACAGCAATGGTTTTGTCATTTTATTAACAGCAATTGAGGCTTGAATGAATGAATCACTTTTCCCCTTTCAGAGCAACAACCAAGTCTTTAAATGCCCGTATCTAACACATCTTTAGAAAATTAAGGACAAGATAATTAAACATACCCATATCAGACTCACACTTCTATGTAACATACCTTTCGACAACCTTTGGACTGCATATTAACAAGTGACTTTTTATTGTTTGATTGAATCTCACTTTGTTACTTATTGCATACATGGATCTCGAAATCAGAGCTATAATTGAATAGATTCGAGCCAAATTGCTTGGGGTTCAAACTGAAGGGTTTAGGGTTTCCATATTTCAATACAGAGAATCTtactgtatttttattattttaacttgacAAAGCAAGGGTTCCCcaaattatgaaataattttcATTGCATATCGTGTTTCATGTGATTGATTGTTGAATATAAATCTAAACATGTATAATAATTGCatgaaataactaaaacaagAGTAAAAAGATAATACTAATGCACAAATATGTCAGAATCATATATACCATGAATTATTAACGTagcaaaatttatatgattatataAAACCTTATCTATGATTGCGgcacataaaaatacataaacaCGACACAAATACACCTATTGCCAAATCTGTTTGTATGGCATGAAAGTATTGAACAAAGGGTGGACAGCACAAAGTATAGACTTCATGTTGTATGGTTATGGTATCAACCTAAATCACCTGAACCCGGAAGGAGCCGCTTGTGGACCACCTGCAGCTCCTCTCCTCATTGCTTTTGATTGAGCAAGCATCTCATCATAATTCTGACcgtgaaacaaaagaaaaataaaaaccttgaTAAGGGGGTGACTATATGTGCATGAAATCCAACACAAATGTCGAATATGAATatgttcagttttttttttttttagtttctctATGCATTTGAAGGTCTTGGAGGGTCATATCTCTACACTTATGTTCAGATATGTGTTAGATACGAGTGTCGAACATAGCACTTCAAAACAACATGGGTCAAAAGTAACAAAAAACACTACCCGTTTCTCGAACGCAGCATCTCTTGAATCGATTATCTTGTCAGCAAGGCCATAGTCTATGGCTTCTTGAGCTTGGAAATATTTAGGACGCTGAACATCTTTAGCAATTTCTTCCTTGGTTTTCCCTGTGCCTTTTGCTACTAGCTCAATGTAGGACTCGGTATTTGCATCAAGTTCCTTGGCCtgaaaataatatatgtatatgtatacatatcACAAAAGAAGCTAAAACAAGCATGCTGATAAACAAAGCATAAAGGGTAGAGAGTGAGAGCACCTTTATCCACATATCTATGACAGCCCCACTTGATCTGCTGACTTTAGGCAGATATAACTTAGCTGCAAGTTTTTAAAACATGGAAAAGGAGAACATGAACATCAATTATTATCAAACCAAAAGAACAAGGAAAAAAAGGGGCCTAAAAAGTTAAATTGACCAGAAAATTCATGCCCCGCCCCTTTTGTAGTTATAACTCAGAAATTCAGAAAAATTATGACTCTAAAAAGAAAACAATAGTTGCATTATTGGTACAGagtaaaatgaaaaaagaaaaagaaaatgataggAAGCTCAAATCTTTGATCTTGCAGTCCTAAAGATAAGCAATTAGTAAGGAGGTAAAATTCGAAATTCTGAAGAAACGATTTTAAACAAGGTAGTGAAAATCAAGTCGAGACTCATTGGTGGGTTCACCAACCGCAGGTAgagtaaaaaaatgaaacaacataATTTATGCTCATCTTCTAAGTTACAAAGAGGAATTGAATCATACTGGATGAATTTGGCTGTACTGCACGATAACCCTTAGCTCCTTGAGATAAAAGCATTGCTGCTTGACCATATGCCATGCCACAATTCACAGTGTACATTTCTGATTTGCAGTACTGTGAGTAAACAGATAGGACATGGAAAGTGAACGAGTTAAATTTACAGTACATCCAACTGCTAAATAAGGAATAATGACCCAAAACACTAAGAACTTATATCCACATAACTATTTAACTGAACTATTTCCAGTAAATCATACTTATTAACAGTAATAATGGTTTATCATGATACTTACAGCCATGGTGTCAGCTATAGCATATGCCTCGGTTTCTGATCCAACAGTCTCCATCTTCTCATTCTATATAGATCAGAAGCAATCAATCAACACAAATAGGTATGAAAACTTCCAATACACGATTCCAAGATGCCACAAAAGGATAAATGCTTCAATGAAAGTTGAGGGGactgataaagaattagaaacaTTCTTCTGACCTGTGTCCCAGATGAATTGATGTATAAGTAAATAGGCTTTGAGGGGTTATCATAATCTAACCACATTAATTGAGCAACAATAAGTTCAGTCACTGCTGGTACaatctacagcaacaagattaaaaaaaaaaatcaacaaattagaTATTAGTCACCATGCAAGATTATAGGCGAGATATGAATGGAGACTCACTGGCATGCCAAGATAACATATTcgagcatctaagagcaaagaaGGCAAATCCGGAGGAGCAGTTCTAGGCCGTCCATATCCTCTGCCCCCTCCTCGATACATGCTTACACTCATACTATATTTAGAAGGACCTCTATCATTAATGCTCGACATACTCCACATCCCTCCATTATCCAAATAGTTTCTAGCAGATGAAATACTTTCCTGGAAAACGTTGAAAAAGTAAGTTTTAGGTTCTACATTAAAACTAATTTCTTCACTGAGCTGAGATATCAACAAAGATTAGAAAGGGCCAAACCTCAGTAACACTTTCGGATTGTCGACGGACGGGATTATCTTCTGTCATGAACATGTCCATTTGTGAAGGACTAAGACCATAAAGATATCCAggaacatttttataattttccatcACTACAAACAATCAAACAAGACAGTAAAAGCTTTTATCTTCACTTCAAATGAATCCCATTTCAAATCAGCTTGTAATAATTTCATAACTCAAATAACGAATTAACCATCAAAGCTGAAAGCTCCAACTAGAACTAAAATAGCACCTGgtaaattcatacattaattaaatcattcatgttTATGACTATagcaatattaaaataaatttcaaataacaTCTCCTATAttctttaaacaaaaaaaataaattaagaaactATTAGTTCCCAAATCCGAAGTCCGATAGACACGAATTGGCACTTCAAAAACCCAACCCTAAAATCCTTGCCATCTAAGTTAAAACAAAAAACTCTACAATTGGTTTCAAAAAGGAAGGATTTTTTTTAAGGCAAAGCGAAACAATATTATGTTCTTAGCTTGAAACAAAAGTGAGGAAAACAAAAACTAACATCCATCTTTGAGATTTTGTTCTCTGAATTGCTTGGGGATGTGGTCGATTGACTTGGCAAAGGGAGGTTTGAAGCATTTTTGAGCAGTGGGCTTTCGATAATGGGGCTTCGTCAACAAGAAGAGCTTGGTGCCGGAGAGGAAAGACGATTTATTGGCCCCGATATTGGGAACCATCGCTTCTGGGTTGGGCGCTGTTAAAGATAAGAGCAGCGAGGCCGCCATGAGAGAGGAGATGCGTGAAGCTTTAAGCAACCAAACTGTCGATGCTAACCAGAAAAATAAGTATTCAGGATTTTCCAGATAGAAGTAATTTTAATCACAGGGAAATTTATTTGAATAAGCCTCTCAGCCATGCTGAGCCCAAATGTTATTTAGGTTTGTAATTAGGTTTTTGGATAACGGCCCACCCCCAAATTCAGCAGGATTTTTGGATTAATTGCACTGCACATCCCTAAACTATGATCCTAAATTGGTCTCCAAACTTCAAATAATTCTAATTACATCCAAAACTACCGAACttatatcaattaggtccttttattaCTAAACTCATTAATTTAGCCGTTAAATGGCACGCCAGAttttatgtgacataatttaaaatgaaatttttaagaaacatgaatattataaaaatggatgttgtaaaaatcttggttttGAGGTTCTCAAAACTTTTGCAGAAGCTTGATCTTTCACTTTCTCATTTttggttttactttatttttaacttttacttttaaaatttttcacttgtcatttaacgattaaattgatagttttaataacaaaatgaacTAATTGCTATAATCTCAATAGTTTCaagatgtaattagaatgtttttaagtttgggAACCAATTTAAAATGAAGGCATAGTTTAGGGACATTTGGTGAAATTAACTCAAAGGTAAATTACAAGCTTAGTTATTTatggtttaaattatgtttagatcactgaattaaaaattttttttatataattactaacattatcaatttgttacattataattatcaaactgttaattgctaatataataataattcaacATTCGttaacaatatatttttaatattttatttgttttccttcCCCTCCATTTCAtgtgatttttttcattttttttctttttatttttgctctCTTTATTTGTCTCCATGATATATTAAACAACCTAAATTGTGCCAAGGTCGTCAATGAACCCATTTCTACTAAGGTTAAGGTCCCAACTTGTGCAAACTAATCCCAAAGGAATTGGCCTTTTTTAAAGTTATTCAAAGAATTGTGGCTTGTTAAATTTGTGACATTACAAGGATTTAGAGGCATTAAACAAAACCAAAATGAGTGAATTTTGggagagaattaaaagaaaattgtggggtttttttttaattttaaaaccaaACATTTCAATCCTTGTAAAGGGATCAAAATTGGAATTTAATCATTGTTTTatcatgtcataaaaaataaaagaaatgcaaTAGACAAGTGTGATAAAGGACTTTTGATCCGCTgtaatttgatacgtcaaattagACTCTCTAATACACTTGAAGAGCTTATTCTCAAGTAATTTAAGTgtcttttatatgtttttgtcgATTTTTAGCTTCAAGCATTAGTAAACGTTTTTGCTTAGTTTTGCCCCTTTTaagacccaaattggccaaatGATGCCATGGGAAACCTAACGATGTGATTGAGTTGATGTAAGGAGACAATAATGGTCCGACCTCGAGGAAAACATCATTCAGAGTGGGTGTCGCGACACTGAAGCCATGGACGCCACAATACCCAGACCTTTCACCTTGAGGATgcaaaacttcaacacaaaatcAACATGGAGCATACTGTTGTAGGAGTCACGATACCAAGGGATGGATGTCGTGACACCAAGCCAATGTCGCAATACCGAGCCTCTGAAGTCATGCTATTCTTAAAGGTGTTAAAGTGAAGAAATTGAGGCTGACCAACTCTAGTGATGTCAACATCGACTAGTGGGCGTTGTGACACCGAGACCCCCAAGATCTACACATTCATTACTGTCTAAGGTGTAGCGACACCAAAGCCTGGGTGTCATGACGCCGCTACCTGGTAGAGAGAAATTAGTTGCAAGGGTAGTCTTTTGTCCAACACTATACCCAATCAAAACACAACTTCTAGAGGCATTATTGTCAACATTTTTTTAATGCAATCAGATGAAAACCACTTTTGGTTAAAAACTAGGAGAGAACTTTTGTATTTACTTTCTTTCATCCTTTAAGCTTTCTAGTTAGTCTTCTTTAATTTTTCTAAGGTTTAGTCTTTAGCTTTTCTAGTTTTAGTTGTTTTAGTTGGTAGTTAGTTTTAACTGTAGCTTTGTCTAAATTGCAATTTAGTACTTAAAAATCtctttgtattttgattttaatcCATAGCTTTTAATATAGCTCAGCTCTATTTTCTTTTCATAGTTAAAAATTTGAACTTTGTTGGTATTTTCCATCTCCATTGTTGCTACAATCATCTTTTTCAAACAACCATCACTAAATCACTAAGCTTTCTTTAACCTTATTTTTTCTGCTTATTTAAATGAATTCtttgaatgtatgttggattgttgcttatatgaaaatgatgttaagtaATTAAATCTTGGATGGTTGGTTGATGGAATTGTTGCTTGGTTAGTTTTTTGGTATAggaactaaatcataaaaattggactaaatcgaataaacttCACAACTTAGAATTGACGCCTTTATGTGAATATTTAGATAGGTGAGACTGAGAGGAGATCCTATTGAGCACCAATTTGATTGTCCTAGGTTAGTTTGGTAAGGCTGATAGATAAACCAGACTAAATcatctaatttgataaaattgtgaCCGAGAGGTAAAATTGAGCAAATTAGAAGTTTAAGCTTTTTAAAATTCCTAATCCAAAGACTAATCAACAATATGGAAGTCAACCAACcacttttttattgaatttttaattctttaattttgattgttttacaatttggtcctttttagtGTCAGTAGCCAATTAGTGTAATTTAACCTTGATTATGAATTGTTATAATATATCCCTTAGCGAGTAGTTAGTTAGATTTGTAGCACCCCTCGCCTGACCTGATCGCCGGATACGAGTTGTAAGATGCTACAATCGTTGCTGGAGCAACATTAGGCAATTTGATAACATCTGACTAATCACAAATGCAAACAAGTATAATTcatattctaatatatattacaataatTTATTAGTTGCacacgagcttacgaaagctcttttgttaaACCGTacatgaattaggaccaaattgtaaaggtTTAAAAATTCAAAGCCGACGTCGTGACTTCAACAATTCCATGTTGTGACGACACCAACCAATATGTCATGTTGTGACGTCATACCTTTCATCGTTGCGACGAGGGATGTTGGTCATCAAGATGTGCCccctatttttggtaaaaatgaaccATTTTGTTCTAATTCAAGACATGTACTCCCACCTATTTGACTCAAACCATTTTAT from Gossypium hirsutum isolate 1008001.06 chromosome D04, Gossypium_hirsutum_v2.1, whole genome shotgun sequence encodes:
- the LOC107898796 gene encoding ATP-dependent Clp protease proteolytic subunit-related protein 1, chloroplastic, with product MAASLLLSLTAPNPEAMVPNIGANKSSFLSGTKLFLLTKPHYRKPTAQKCFKPPFAKSIDHIPKQFREQNLKDGLMENYKNVPGYLYGLSPSQMDMFMTEDNPVRRQSESVTEESISSARNYLDNGGMWSMSSINDRGPSKYSMSVSMYRGGGRGYGRPRTAPPDLPSLLLDARICYLGMPIVPAVTELIVAQLMWLDYDNPSKPIYLYINSSGTQNEKMETVGSETEAYAIADTMAYCKSEMYTVNCGMAYGQAAMLLSQGAKGYRAVQPNSSTKLYLPKVSRSSGAVIDMWIKAKELDANTESYIELVAKGTGKTKEEIAKDVQRPKYFQAQEAIDYGLADKIIDSRDAAFEKRNYDEMLAQSKAMRRGAAGGPQAAPSGFR
- the LOC107898795 gene encoding uncharacterized protein: MENLQSGVILNLLSDMGVQEKTVIDDNDADCKEPAALLQIVSIIPVLSESDDLWPKQGFFIKVSDSTHELFVSLPQEQDEMILNNELQIGQFIYVEQLESAYPVPLLKGLRLIPGRQPFDRDPKHLVGNNIMEAFSQTSSPLLIQRRTERARSISPCTVPLRDRRASTGRQNCRTRTNGLNIQGFDMGYSRKKQDLNGSGCSRRSWCETAKGSTVVKHEIIHVSHTPNSHDSPFRSAGFLSFHDDNSNTRLRTKDVGQFSKIVKNKRKSWNSSSARTSKEPLTDSRKRASSKNKIWAETEMLWDTLPSSLVKHGKEVLRQRDVSLLAAVDALQEAAAIERLLKCLSKFSELRLAKEDDQQPSINKFFKLQDYLTQCRGIVQSLTHTSSQRMADSDLNSPGYTKEALKLAVDRWRNATSWVKAAVASDLIPLSPEGKNEAKATKKPSQITMRRGSYSITKQRNNGEFHSGFAAEKKNIPEWEEGSTLNIARNLADSLQDECKTWFLGYIENYLDGFDNERLSKVPHGQVAESMCRIKRLNDFLDMMEASNSKSTPESPEFVAYGRVRNKIYEVLLKHVERTAMVLSFY